The DNA sequence GGGGCGGATCAACCGCCTCGAGAATATCGCCGTGCGGTCGGTGACGCCGACGGAGGCCTGGCAGGAGGGCGGCCAGGACTTCCTCACCGTGTGCTTCCTGGCCAGCCTGCTCGACTACACGGTCGAGGAGAGCTCGGGCCAGGTGGTGGACGGCAGCCGCAGCGAGCCGGTCAAGTTCGAGGAGTACTGGACCTTCACCCGGCCGGTGGGGCCCAATGCCTGGAGGCTCAGCGCCATCCAGCAGGCCTAGTCACCCGTCCTTCAACAGTAGCGAGCGTCCCGGCCGAAGTCCCGGCCGGGACGTTTCATTTGAGGATGCACCGTCGATGAGACTGACCCGGGAAGGAGAATGACATGAGACTCGCCGGCAAGGTGGCGCTGATCACGGGCGGAGCCAGGGGGATGGGACAGAGCGAAGCCAGCCTCTTCGCCAAGGAAGGCGCCAAGGTGGTGGTGGCCGACGTGCTCGAGGCGGAAGGACGGAAGGTTGCGGACAGCCTGGGCGGGGCCGGACGCTTCGTGCGCCTCGACGTGACGAGCGAGGCGGCCTGGGGAGAGGCCATCGCGGCCACCCTGTCGGGCTTCGGCAAGCTCGACGTCCTCGTCAACAATGCGGGGATCAGCGGGACCTTCGATCCGGACACCTTGAGCGTGTCCGCGTGGGATCGGCTCATGGACGTCAACGCCAAGGGGGTCTTCCTCGGAATGAAGCACGCCATCCCCCTGATGGAGAAGGCGGGGGGCGGCGCCATCGTGAACATCTCGTCGGTCTCGGGCTTCGTGGGCCAGAAGGGGATACACATGGCCTACAACGCCTCCAAGGGCGCGGTGCGGCTCATGACCAAGTCGGCCGCCGTGCAGTACGCCCGGAGCGGCATCCGGGTGAACTCCGTGCATCCGGGCGTCATGCCGGCCATGAGCACGTCCAAGGCCACCGCCGATCCCGCGTTCCGCGAGAAGATGCTTGCCGGCGTGCCCATGCGCCGCGCGGGCCGCGTCGAGGAGGTCGCCTACGCCGTGCTCTTCCTGGCCTCGGACGAGGCCTCCTACATCACGGGCACGGAGCTGGTCGTCGACGGCGGCTGGCTCGCCGTCTAGGGTGAGCTCCCGCAGGGAGGAATCACCATGCGCCTGAAGAGGAAAGTCGCCCAGCTCATCGAGCGCGAGCGGGTGTGCCGGGTGGCCACCGTGAACGAGAACGGCATGCCGCACCTCATTCCCGTCTGCGCCGTGCTCGCGAACGGGAAGATCTACTTCGGCTCCGGGAACGACGGGCGCAAGGTCAAGAATCTCCAGAAGAATCCCCAGGTGGCGGTGACGGTTGATCTCTACAGCGACGACTGGGCGCACATCAAGGGCGTCATGGTCCAGGGCACGGCCAAGCTGCTCGCGCGCGGTCCACGATTCCGGAAGACCCGCGACTTGCTCTACGCGAAGTACCCGCAGTACCGGACGGACGCGGCGCTGGCCACATCGGACTCGGTCATCGTGGAAGTCACGCCGACCGCGGCGTTCGACTGGGGGCTGGACTAGGAGCTCGGAGGGGGGCTCCGCCCCCCTTCCGAAGCCTCCCCCCGACGCAGGGCGAGCCGCAGGACGTCGCGGGGCTGGGGCCCTGCCGTCCGAGGCGAGCAATCTGAAGATTGCGCCGGCGAAGCCGGCGCTCGAAGCGGAACACTCCTTCTCGCGAAGGCAGGGGAACTACTTGGACAGAGTCCTGGCCGGCCCTGGAGATGTACTCGCGGCGGAGGTATATGGTGAGAGCATGAGCGTGGCGGGCCATATCCCGGACGTGCCCCACGGGCGGCGCCGGCTCTCCGACTGGCTCGAGGAGAAGCTTTTCGAGCGCCGGATCGTGCTGATCACCGGGCTGCTCGATGACGCGGCCGCCGCCGAGACGGCGGCCGCGCTCATCACCCTGGATGCTCGCGGCCACGAGCCCATCGAGCTCCACCTGGACAGCCCAGACGGCACGCTCGAGTCAGCCTTCGTCCTCATCGACACGGTCGATCTCCTCCACGCGAGGCTGCGCGTGCATTGCCGAGGCCAGGTCGGGGGCCCGGCCATCGGTGTGGTGGCCGCCGTCCCCCACCGCGTGGCGTCCCCGCACACGCGCTTTCGCCTCGTCCAGCCGACGGCGCGCTTCTCCGGGACGCCAGACCAGATCGCCGAGCAGAGCCGGCAGCAGCAGGAGCTGCTCTGGAGATTCCACGCGCGCCTTGCCCAGGTCACGGGCCGGCCGGCCGAGGAGATAGCCGAGGACATGCGGCGCGGCCGCGCCCTCGACGCGCGGGAGGCGCTCGAGTACGGGCTCATCGACGAGATCAGCGGCCGGCCATGACCCTCGGCGACGCGCCCGTCCAGAACTTTCTCGCGACCAAGCAGATTGCCTTGCTCGCCACCGTGCGGGCCGACGGAGCACCGCTGGCCATGCCCATGTGGTTCCTCCACGGCGCGGCCACCCTGACCATGATCAGCGTCGAGGGCACCCAGAAGGTCCGCAACCTGCGCCGTAACCCGCGCGTCTGCGTGGTGGCGGAGGCGGGCGGGGGCGGCGAGGACATCCGGGGCGTGACCGTGCTCGGGCGCGCGGAGTTCCTGGCCGACGGGCCCGAGCGCCGCGCGCTCGCCGAGCGCTTTCACGAGAAGTACCCGCGCCTCCAGCGCCTGTGGGGCGGCCGCGCCATGCCCGCGAACCGCGTCATGTTCAGCATCGTTCCGGAGCACGTGAAGAGCTGGGGGCTTGCCTGAGCACGTCTCCCGGCGGCGCGACGGTGCAGTTTCCTCTCGCCCCGATGAGCCTCGACATTGCCGGCCTCTTCTGACCTGCCCTCTGACTTGATCGACGCGATGGGCGGCCTCCTGCCGCCGCTTCTTCGAACCCTCGAGCGAGTCGTGTGGGTACAGCGGCACCTCTATCCGCCCCTGGCGGAGCGACTGGCCGAGGAGCTCGCTCCCAGCACGGAGGCCCTCGGGGAACCGCTGCGCGCCGTGGAGGCGCTCCCGTGCTCGGACGATCTCCGCTTCATGCGGGATCGGCTCGTCGACGTGGCGCGGCAGACCCTCGAGCTGGTGGCGGACTTCGTCGAGGCGGCCCGATCGCCGGGCGAGCCGATCGGCCTCTTCCGGGCTCTCCGCCGCTTCGCCCGCGTGCAGGAGGCGCTCTATCCCCTGGCGCCCGTGCTCGAGCCCGTGAGCCGCTGGTTCCTCGAGCCGGCGCGGCGCGACGACGACGCCCTCGTGGCCCGTCTACGCGCCGCCGCGCTGCGCGACGACGATACCCGGCGGGGCGTCTTGCATGCGTCGAACGAGCGCGAGGACCGGGGCGGATTCTCTCTCTATGTCCCGGAGCCGTCGGACGGGCCGGCGCCCATGCCGCTGGTGGTGGCCCTTCACGGCGGGCACGGCCACGGTCGGGATTTCCTGTGGAGCTGGCTGCGAGAGGGGCGCTCGCGCGGAGTGCTTGTCCTCGCGCCTACCTCTCGCGATCGGACGTGGTCGATCATGGGGGGCGAGGATGTTGACGCCGAGTCGCTGCGGCAGATGGTGGAGTCGGTGGCCGCGCGCTATCCGGTGGACCGCGCGCGCGTGTTGCTGACCGGCATGTCGGACGGCGCCACCTACGCGCTGCTGTGTGGCCTCGGCGAGGGCATGCCGTTCACCCACCTCGCTCCGGTGTGCGGCGTGCTCCATCCCATGCTGCTCGCCAATGGCGGCCTCGCGCGGGCGCGCGGCCGGCCGGTCTACCTGGTCCACGGAGCGCTCGACTGGATGTTCCCGATCTATACCGCCCAGCTCGCGCGCCAGGCCCTGCAGGCCGCGGGCGCCCAGCTCGTCTACCGCGAGATCGAGGATCTCTCCCACACGTACCCGCGCGACGAGAACCCCAGGATCCTCGACTGGCTGATGACCGACGCTACGGCTTGAGGATCACCCGCGTGGCTGCCGTGCCCGCGCCCTTGCCCTGCCACTCGGCGAAGGCGAAGGCCTTGTTGACGTCTGCGAGCGGGAAGCTGTGCGAGACGATCTTCGAGAGCGGGTACTTGTCCTTCGTCCGCACGAGGAAGTCGAGGGCGGCCGGCATGATCCACGGGTTGTAGTGCATGAGCCCCGTCCAGTGGATCTGCTGGGTGATGACCTTGGTGGCCGGGAAGGACACGGACTGAGGCACGATGTTGCCGATATCGACGAACTTGCCGTTGATCCGGACCATGTCGAGCCCCTCCACGGTGGCCGCCGCGATGCCCACGACCTCGACGACCACGTCGGCCCCGCGCCCGTCGGTCAAGTCCTTCACGCGCTGCACCCGCGCCTCCGGGGTCGTGAGCTCGTTCAGGTCGATGACGTCGGTGGCCCCGCACTTGCGCGCCATCTCCAGGCGGGGCGTCTGGCCGTCGATCGAGATGATCTTGGAAGCGCCCTTCTCGGCGGCCACGGCCGCGGTGTAGAGCCCGAGGCCGCCCGCGCCCTGGACGACCACCACGTCGCCGAACTTCATGTCCGCGTACTCGAGGCCGTGGAGCACCTGGCACAGGGCGCAGTTCACGGGCGGAATGGCCTCATCGGGCAGGATGTCGGGCACCTTGAAGACGTAGTGGCCGGGAGGCAGGAAGTAGTACTCCGCGTAGCCGCCGTCGCAGTACGGGTACTGGTCGAGGTTGAACTGCACGCTCCGCCGCTGGCGATAGGGGCAGGCGTGATGCTCGCCGCGCACACACCAGTAGCAGCGGTGGCATGGGTTGAAGAAGGGGAAGGCGACGCGATCGCCTTCCTTGAGGGGCCGCTGGAGCGAATCGGTCTTGATGCCCTGGCCCAGGCTGTGGACGACGCCCGTGAACTCGTGGCCGGGCACGCGCCGCAGATCTGGCCCCTGGTAGTTGCCGTCATTGCGCCAGTAGTGCAGATCCGAGCCGCAGATGGCCGCGGCGGTGTTCTTGATGAGGATGCCGCCGG is a window from the Candidatus Methylomirabilota bacterium genome containing:
- a CDS encoding zinc-binding dehydrogenase, producing MPKGLTVVLNQPGKPLELETLPTPEIEPGGILIKNTAAAICGSDLHYWRNDGNYQGPDLRRVPGHEFTGVVHSLGQGIKTDSLQRPLKEGDRVAFPFFNPCHRCYWCVRGEHHACPYRQRRSVQFNLDQYPYCDGGYAEYYFLPPGHYVFKVPDILPDEAIPPVNCALCQVLHGLEYADMKFGDVVVVQGAGGLGLYTAAVAAEKGASKIISIDGQTPRLEMARKCGATDVIDLNELTTPEARVQRVKDLTDGRGADVVVEVVGIAAATVEGLDMVRINGKFVDIGNIVPQSVSFPATKVITQQIHWTGLMHYNPWIMPAALDFLVRTKDKYPLSKIVSHSFPLADVNKAFAFAEWQGKGAGTAATRVILKP
- a CDS encoding PHB depolymerase family esterase gives rise to the protein MPASSDLPSDLIDAMGGLLPPLLRTLERVVWVQRHLYPPLAERLAEELAPSTEALGEPLRAVEALPCSDDLRFMRDRLVDVARQTLELVADFVEAARSPGEPIGLFRALRRFARVQEALYPLAPVLEPVSRWFLEPARRDDDALVARLRAAALRDDDTRRGVLHASNEREDRGGFSLYVPEPSDGPAPMPLVVALHGGHGHGRDFLWSWLREGRSRGVLVLAPTSRDRTWSIMGGEDVDAESLRQMVESVAARYPVDRARVLLTGMSDGATYALLCGLGEGMPFTHLAPVCGVLHPMLLANGGLARARGRPVYLVHGALDWMFPIYTAQLARQALQAAGAQLVYREIEDLSHTYPRDENPRILDWLMTDATA
- a CDS encoding glucose 1-dehydrogenase, whose protein sequence is MRLAGKVALITGGARGMGQSEASLFAKEGAKVVVADVLEAEGRKVADSLGGAGRFVRLDVTSEAAWGEAIAATLSGFGKLDVLVNNAGISGTFDPDTLSVSAWDRLMDVNAKGVFLGMKHAIPLMEKAGGGAIVNISSVSGFVGQKGIHMAYNASKGAVRLMTKSAAVQYARSGIRVNSVHPGVMPAMSTSKATADPAFREKMLAGVPMRRAGRVEEVAYAVLFLASDEASYITGTELVVDGGWLAV
- a CDS encoding pyridoxamine 5'-phosphate oxidase family protein — its product is MRLKRKVAQLIERERVCRVATVNENGMPHLIPVCAVLANGKIYFGSGNDGRKVKNLQKNPQVAVTVDLYSDDWAHIKGVMVQGTAKLLARGPRFRKTRDLLYAKYPQYRTDAALATSDSVIVEVTPTAAFDWGLD
- a CDS encoding ATP-dependent Clp protease proteolytic subunit translates to MSVAGHIPDVPHGRRRLSDWLEEKLFERRIVLITGLLDDAAAAETAAALITLDARGHEPIELHLDSPDGTLESAFVLIDTVDLLHARLRVHCRGQVGGPAIGVVAAVPHRVASPHTRFRLVQPTARFSGTPDQIAEQSRQQQELLWRFHARLAQVTGRPAEEIAEDMRRGRALDAREALEYGLIDEISGRP
- a CDS encoding pyridoxamine 5'-phosphate oxidase family protein — its product is MTLGDAPVQNFLATKQIALLATVRADGAPLAMPMWFLHGAATLTMISVEGTQKVRNLRRNPRVCVVAEAGGGGEDIRGVTVLGRAEFLADGPERRALAERFHEKYPRLQRLWGGRAMPANRVMFSIVPEHVKSWGLA